Proteins encoded in a region of the Paenibacillus sp. E222 genome:
- a CDS encoding TetR/AcrR family transcriptional regulator produces MPYPKGHKIKVRGKIVESAARAFRTNGIQDVSVPFIMKGAGLTHGGFYSHFDNKEQLVAEACEYAISDTIALLQKVADQEEQNPKINTVIDYYLSPYHRDKTEMSCIFPALSGEISRSSKEVRQVFTHELERMIAFISNLADMDVSKGRALFSTMVGSLVLARSVSDPELSDSFLAAGRLQAKEMLRSMQG; encoded by the coding sequence ATGCCCTATCCCAAAGGCCATAAAATAAAAGTACGAGGTAAAATTGTTGAGAGTGCGGCTCGGGCTTTTCGCACCAATGGTATTCAGGACGTCAGTGTACCGTTCATTATGAAGGGAGCCGGATTGACTCATGGAGGGTTCTACTCACACTTTGACAACAAGGAACAGTTGGTCGCCGAAGCCTGTGAATATGCCATCAGTGATACCATCGCACTTCTTCAGAAAGTCGCTGATCAGGAAGAGCAGAATCCCAAAATCAATACAGTCATCGATTATTATCTCAGTCCCTATCACCGCGACAAAACAGAAATGAGCTGCATTTTTCCTGCACTTTCTGGCGAAATCTCCCGCTCCTCCAAAGAGGTTCGGCAGGTGTTCACTCATGAACTGGAGCGGATGATTGCTTTTATCTCCAATCTGGCAGATATGGATGTGTCCAAAGGTCGTGCACTGTTCAGTACCATGGTTGGCTCGCTTGTTCTTGCGCGGTCTGTTAGTGATCCTGAACTAAGCGACAGCTTCCTCGCGGCGGGCAGGCTGCAAGCCAAAGAAATGCTTAGAAGTATGCAGGGGTAA
- a CDS encoding HlyD family efflux transporter periplasmic adaptor subunit encodes MKIKAGLYIGIAMVLIVGGSLLAVKGKDAVSQAESRKQGILEAEQTTLFYQNSPGAIVEAGASAGDSVKEGEVLFKVKSAGEGEVDVLAPYDGLVDRVTVKQGDQVQAGVPLAVLQKNNYYTDLYIQESEVQKLEVNQSIDVHFPYLDQPAQLSGVVTSISSAPQFASLRMSREKGQADLSMFLVRISMDSNADLLPGMTAEVKLDEITD; translated from the coding sequence ATGAAGATAAAAGCAGGTTTGTATATCGGAATTGCGATGGTGCTCATTGTTGGAGGTTCACTTCTGGCTGTTAAAGGGAAGGATGCTGTAAGTCAGGCTGAGAGCAGGAAACAAGGCATACTTGAGGCAGAACAAACGACTTTATTTTATCAGAATAGTCCTGGGGCAATTGTAGAGGCAGGTGCTTCTGCAGGTGACTCCGTGAAAGAGGGAGAGGTGCTTTTCAAAGTGAAATCAGCTGGGGAAGGAGAAGTGGATGTACTCGCGCCGTATGATGGTTTGGTTGACCGAGTTACTGTAAAGCAGGGAGATCAAGTGCAAGCAGGAGTGCCGCTGGCGGTTCTGCAAAAGAATAATTACTATACGGACCTCTACATCCAGGAAAGTGAAGTTCAAAAGCTTGAAGTGAATCAAAGCATTGATGTTCATTTTCCGTATTTGGATCAGCCAGCACAGTTGAGTGGGGTTGTTACTTCCATCTCATCTGCCCCACAATTCGCGAGCTTGCGCATGTCACGGGAAAAAGGGCAAGCTGATCTAAGTATGTTTCTGGTCCGAATATCGATGGATTCGAATGCTGATCTGCTTCCCGGGATGACGGCAGAGGTGAAACTTGATGAAATCACTGATTGA
- a CDS encoding AAA family ATPase, with product MIYLSNFKLSSEISSNPNIYPDHVFKHMSGEALFFDRVTVLYGSNGSGKSTLLNVIANKLGISGSERMTTYGHNAYVQRFLDMSHYELGRDEQERVIRQLPEGSLYIKSEDILYEIKKIQQANALREGLLYEQIQQGMSKAETEELEHSYAFKKKLDNIQFSQEKYSNGETSMQFFEEYLLPGQLYLLDEPETSLSPANQIRLAEQINELARYFDSQFIISTHSPFVLGTLHAKIYNLDGTILQTAEWFELDNVRFFHQFFDKHKRLFD from the coding sequence ATGATTTATTTAAGCAATTTCAAACTGTCTTCGGAAATTTCCAGCAATCCCAATATATATCCTGATCATGTATTCAAGCATATGTCAGGGGAAGCCCTTTTTTTTGATCGAGTTACGGTGCTCTATGGCAGCAACGGTTCTGGCAAATCCACCTTGCTGAACGTAATCGCCAACAAGTTGGGAATCTCGGGTTCTGAACGAATGACAACTTATGGACATAACGCCTATGTGCAGCGTTTTCTGGATATGAGCCATTATGAGCTTGGGCGTGATGAACAGGAGCGTGTCATCCGGCAACTGCCGGAAGGGAGCCTATACATCAAGTCAGAGGACATTTTGTATGAAATTAAGAAAATTCAGCAAGCAAATGCGCTCCGCGAAGGACTGTTGTATGAACAGATTCAGCAAGGAATGAGCAAAGCCGAGACAGAAGAGTTAGAGCATTCCTATGCTTTTAAGAAAAAACTGGATAACATTCAGTTTTCTCAGGAAAAATACTCTAATGGGGAAACCTCCATGCAGTTTTTCGAAGAGTACCTGCTTCCGGGCCAATTATATTTATTGGATGAACCAGAAACGTCGCTTTCTCCTGCTAACCAAATCAGGCTGGCAGAGCAAATCAATGAGTTGGCGCGTTATTTTGATAGTCAATTTATTATTTCGACGCACTCGCCCTTTGTTTTGGGGACGCTTCATGCTAAAATTTACAATCTCGACGGAACGATTTTGCAAACGGCAGAATGGTTCGAACTGGACAATGTGCGATTTTTCCACCAGTTTTTCGACAAACATAAGCGTCTGTTTGATTAG
- a CDS encoding carboxylesterase/lipase family protein, whose product MVTVEHGQVQGLPAADPRITSFKGIPFAAPPVGENRWRAPQPQTNWNGTLKAFDFAPTSMQAKTVIDDNNIYTREWAVDPDLPMDEDCLYLNVWTPAKRTDEKLPVFVWYFGGGLQVGNTAEMEFDGERIARRGIVVVTINYRLNAFGFLCHPEISAESPHAPANFGHLDQQAGTQWVKRNIAAFGGDPDQITIGGQSAGGGSVLSQMTSPQNKGLFQRAVIMSGIATELYPKVRVPAVRTTLRDAEQEGVEFFRFLGVSSLAEARQLDAEYLRDKALEYKGFWGTVIDDQFCAGDPFTRFIQQEREPIPVMLGHTSSEFWTRPAADNLDELKQMAVELFGEDAPVFLQLCEADTGQFEHALQQASVRMIQHAILLAIRANSGHPSETPLYYYNFDAEIPGWDQPGTFHSVDLWFFFETLAKCWRPFVGKHYDLARQMCNYLSNFIATGDPNGPDTTGNLMPHWIPCTTAQPYLMEFGDQSQLQKADPEPMLAFLMDQYFKKQNVHAV is encoded by the coding sequence ATGGTAACGGTAGAACACGGACAAGTGCAAGGACTGCCCGCAGCGGACCCGCGTATTACCAGCTTTAAGGGAATCCCTTTTGCCGCACCTCCTGTAGGTGAGAATCGCTGGCGCGCTCCACAGCCGCAGACCAACTGGAATGGCACTCTGAAAGCTTTTGACTTTGCCCCCACCTCCATGCAAGCCAAAACGGTCATAGACGATAACAACATCTATACCCGCGAATGGGCCGTTGATCCGGATCTGCCTATGGACGAGGATTGTCTGTATCTGAACGTCTGGACACCCGCCAAACGAACAGATGAGAAACTGCCTGTCTTTGTCTGGTATTTTGGGGGAGGCCTTCAGGTCGGGAACACTGCCGAAATGGAATTTGATGGCGAGCGAATTGCCCGCAGAGGCATTGTCGTCGTCACAATTAACTATCGCCTGAATGCCTTCGGCTTCCTGTGTCACCCCGAGATCAGTGCCGAATCTCCACATGCACCGGCCAACTTCGGACATCTCGATCAGCAAGCAGGTACCCAGTGGGTCAAACGCAACATTGCCGCCTTTGGCGGTGATCCTGACCAGATCACGATTGGTGGGCAGTCGGCAGGCGGAGGCAGTGTGCTCAGCCAGATGACCTCTCCACAAAATAAAGGCTTGTTCCAGCGAGCCGTCATCATGAGCGGCATCGCTACCGAGCTGTACCCGAAGGTCCGCGTGCCTGCGGTCCGCACCACACTGCGGGATGCAGAGCAGGAAGGCGTTGAATTTTTCCGCTTCCTTGGCGTATCCTCTCTGGCTGAGGCCAGACAACTGGATGCCGAATATCTGCGTGACAAAGCCCTGGAATACAAAGGCTTTTGGGGAACCGTCATCGACGATCAATTCTGCGCAGGTGATCCATTTACCCGCTTTATTCAGCAGGAACGCGAGCCGATCCCCGTGATGCTGGGGCATACCTCTTCCGAATTTTGGACCCGTCCCGCTGCAGACAATCTGGATGAACTGAAGCAGATGGCTGTAGAGCTTTTCGGCGAGGATGCTCCTGTCTTTTTGCAGCTATGCGAGGCCGATACCGGTCAATTCGAGCATGCCCTGCAACAAGCTTCTGTCCGCATGATCCAGCATGCCATCTTGCTCGCCATCCGTGCGAATAGCGGTCATCCATCTGAAACGCCGCTCTACTATTACAACTTCGACGCCGAGATTCCCGGCTGGGACCAGCCTGGTACCTTCCACTCTGTCGATCTGTGGTTTTTCTTCGAAACACTCGCCAAATGCTGGCGCCCTTTCGTGGGTAAACATTATGATCTGGCCCGCCAGATGTGCAATTATTTGTCCAATTTTATTGCTACCGGTGACCCGAACGGCCCAGATACCACCGGAAATCTGATGCCTCATTGGATTCCTTGCACCACTGCTCAGCCGTATCTCATGGAATTCGGGGATCAGTCTCAATTACAGAAGGCAGATCCTGAACCGATGCTCGCGTTTCTAATGGATCAATATTTCAAGAAGCAGAATGTACATGCTGTTTAA
- a CDS encoding glycoside hydrolase family 27 protein has protein sequence MSSNQMLGFAPALGWNSWNTFTWDINEQLIRDVADVFVSEGYLAAGYEYIVIDDCWSLKERDASGNLVADPEKFPSGMRALADYIHGKGLKFGMYSCVGTHTCAGYPGSFEHEFQDAALFAEWGVDYLKYDYCFKPRHISGELLYKRMSLALKNCGRDILFSACNWGADDVYDWIRESGAHMYRSTGDIRDNWDSVKELALSQLGKQSYTGSFCHNDMDMLIVGMYGGSNNDYIGSIGGCNDIEYKTHFSLWSMMGSPLMIGCDVRKANQVTKDILLNPDLIAINQDMEARGAYRIKPEPQWFHTDDVFMLVKVLTDGDLAIGFFNLSDSQRELSLQFWDMGLPYAAGYALSMYDCWEHKELGVFRERFAPVVAAHDCLIVRAKLVK, from the coding sequence ATGAGCAGCAACCAAATGTTAGGATTTGCCCCCGCCCTGGGCTGGAATTCGTGGAATACCTTTACGTGGGATATTAACGAACAATTAATTCGGGATGTCGCTGATGTGTTCGTATCGGAAGGTTATCTGGCCGCCGGCTACGAGTACATCGTAATCGATGATTGCTGGAGCCTGAAAGAACGGGACGCAAGCGGCAATCTCGTAGCAGATCCCGAGAAATTCCCAAGCGGAATGAGAGCGCTCGCCGACTATATTCATGGCAAAGGACTGAAGTTCGGTATGTATTCATGCGTTGGCACGCATACTTGTGCCGGGTATCCAGGCAGCTTTGAGCATGAATTCCAGGATGCCGCCCTTTTTGCCGAATGGGGAGTTGATTATTTGAAGTATGATTACTGCTTCAAGCCGCGCCATATCTCAGGCGAGCTGCTGTACAAGCGGATGAGCCTCGCGCTCAAAAACTGCGGACGCGATATCCTCTTCTCCGCCTGCAACTGGGGAGCCGACGATGTATACGATTGGATTCGGGAATCGGGGGCTCATATGTACCGCTCTACCGGGGATATCCGCGACAACTGGGATTCAGTAAAAGAACTTGCCTTGTCCCAATTGGGGAAGCAAAGTTACACCGGCTCTTTCTGCCATAACGACATGGACATGCTGATTGTGGGTATGTACGGTGGAAGCAACAATGATTATATTGGCAGTATCGGCGGATGCAACGACATTGAGTATAAAACTCACTTCTCGCTTTGGTCCATGATGGGTTCACCATTGATGATTGGATGTGACGTGCGTAAGGCTAACCAAGTCACGAAGGATATTCTGCTGAACCCCGACCTGATCGCCATCAATCAGGATATGGAGGCACGCGGAGCTTACCGTATTAAACCGGAGCCACAATGGTTTCACACAGACGATGTATTTATGCTCGTGAAAGTGCTGACAGACGGCGATCTGGCCATCGGTTTCTTCAATCTGAGTGATAGCCAGCGGGAATTGTCTTTGCAATTTTGGGATATGGGTCTGCCTTACGCTGCCGGTTATGCCTTGTCAATGTACGACTGCTGGGAGCATAAGGAACTGGGCGTGTTCCGCGAACGCTTCGCTCCCGTTGTTGCAGCACATGATTGCCTCATTGTCCGGGCCAAGCTGGTGAAGTAG
- a CDS encoding AraC family transcriptional regulator, protein MNPIWQESSRASHLYFISGGHKPANLHQWGPGVRDVYALHYIIRGQGTLETGGDVFRLGAGESFIIFPQKEIYYYPDAYDPWEYVWVEFSGADAGRLLELTQLSEVQPVLTKAPETLQPFFHLAWNAGVSHCEMLRADARLRLLLSYYMEYYPKEPQVDTKDYVWLARKYIEQNYWKPALTVTEIVKAVNLERSYLFRRFKGATGKSVLEYITSCRIRRACELLKTSGLPIQSVAYSVGYNDPLYFSKVFKKATSLTPSAYLMLHAEPTELQRNRAQLPDSRK, encoded by the coding sequence TTGAATCCGATTTGGCAAGAGAGCAGCAGAGCAAGTCATTTGTATTTTATCAGCGGCGGTCACAAGCCAGCTAACCTTCACCAATGGGGGCCAGGAGTACGTGACGTGTATGCGCTGCACTATATTATTCGCGGCCAAGGGACGCTTGAGACGGGCGGCGACGTTTTTCGGCTGGGTGCGGGGGAAAGCTTCATCATTTTCCCGCAAAAAGAGATCTACTATTACCCGGACGCGTACGATCCGTGGGAGTATGTCTGGGTGGAGTTCAGCGGAGCTGACGCCGGGCGTTTGCTGGAACTGACACAGCTTTCAGAGGTACAACCCGTGCTGACGAAGGCGCCGGAGACGCTGCAGCCCTTTTTTCATCTGGCGTGGAACGCGGGCGTATCGCACTGCGAAATGCTGCGGGCGGATGCTCGTTTACGTCTGCTGCTCTCCTATTACATGGAATATTATCCGAAGGAGCCGCAGGTGGACACCAAGGATTATGTCTGGCTGGCCAGAAAGTACATTGAGCAGAATTATTGGAAGCCAGCCTTGACCGTCACGGAAATCGTAAAGGCAGTCAATCTGGAGCGCAGCTATTTGTTTCGACGGTTTAAGGGAGCTACCGGCAAGTCTGTGTTGGAGTATATTACATCGTGCCGAATCCGGCGTGCCTGTGAACTGCTGAAGACGTCGGGCTTGCCCATTCAATCGGTGGCTTACTCGGTAGGCTACAATGATCCGTTATATTTCTCCAAAGTATTCAAGAAAGCAACATCACTTACGCCATCAGCGTACTTGATGCTGCATGCGGAACCAACAGAGCTTCAGCGGAACAGAGCGCAGTTGCCGGATTCCCGAAAATAA
- the lpdA gene encoding dihydrolipoyl dehydrogenase: MSKLESVDTLVIGSGPGGYVAALRSSQLGMKTAIVERHQLGGVCTHVGCIPSKALIAESHRHDLFRRFNQADAAATFKIAQHFKQGVVNKQAGGVRYLLKTANVTILEGEASLVDEHTAMIHQTGQEQSISFKNLILATGSRPIELPAFPVGGRILSSTEALSLQEVPSSLVVIGGGYIGVELGQMYAKFGTKVTILEGGAQVLPGFEAELAAPVVKQLKADGIHIVTGAIAEKVEHNADSITLHYSKNQEQQQVTAEYVLVTIGRKPNTDGQLGLERIGLPVTNKGLVETDEQCRTVIPHIYAIGDITAGPALAHKASYEAKVAAEAIAGLTSKVDYKVIPLVVFSNPELSSVGVSETEAKAQAIPVVIGKSSFGINGRALALRETEGFVKIVVDPTSGIVIGAQIVGVEASTLISELALAIEMGATVEDLAMTIHPHPTLGEVIMEAAENAVTKMKKQK; the protein is encoded by the coding sequence ATGAGTAAACTTGAGTCTGTAGATACGTTAGTTATTGGATCAGGTCCGGGAGGATATGTGGCGGCGCTTCGTTCTTCGCAACTGGGAATGAAGACGGCAATCGTCGAACGTCACCAGCTCGGCGGGGTCTGCACGCATGTGGGTTGCATACCATCCAAAGCATTGATTGCGGAATCACATCGGCATGATTTGTTCAGACGGTTCAATCAAGCTGACGCGGCAGCGACATTTAAGATTGCTCAGCATTTCAAGCAGGGGGTTGTGAATAAACAGGCAGGTGGCGTCCGCTATTTGTTAAAGACTGCGAATGTGACCATTCTCGAAGGAGAGGCCAGTCTGGTGGATGAGCACACAGCGATGATCCATCAAACTGGACAGGAGCAAAGCATTTCTTTTAAAAACCTCATACTGGCAACGGGATCTCGTCCGATTGAGCTGCCCGCATTTCCGGTTGGAGGTCGCATCTTGTCTTCCACAGAGGCACTGTCTCTGCAGGAGGTTCCGAGTAGTCTGGTTGTGATCGGCGGAGGTTATATTGGGGTGGAGCTTGGACAGATGTATGCGAAATTCGGAACAAAGGTAACGATTTTGGAGGGTGGAGCACAGGTATTGCCCGGATTCGAGGCGGAACTTGCAGCCCCGGTAGTCAAACAATTAAAGGCGGACGGCATCCACATCGTAACCGGAGCGATTGCCGAAAAGGTGGAGCACAATGCGGATTCCATTACACTGCATTATTCAAAAAATCAGGAGCAGCAACAAGTTACAGCAGAATATGTATTGGTCACAATCGGCAGGAAACCCAATACAGACGGCCAGTTAGGACTGGAACGCATAGGTTTGCCCGTAACGAACAAAGGACTGGTTGAGACGGATGAACAGTGCAGAACGGTTATCCCTCACATTTATGCCATTGGAGATATAACAGCAGGTCCGGCACTCGCTCACAAAGCATCTTACGAAGCGAAAGTAGCAGCAGAGGCCATTGCGGGTCTCACCTCCAAAGTGGATTACAAGGTGATTCCGCTTGTTGTCTTTTCTAATCCAGAGCTATCCAGTGTTGGAGTAAGTGAGACGGAAGCCAAAGCACAGGCCATTCCGGTGGTTATCGGAAAATCTTCTTTTGGGATCAACGGAAGAGCATTGGCGTTAAGGGAAACCGAAGGTTTTGTGAAAATAGTGGTTGACCCGACTTCAGGAATTGTCATTGGTGCGCAAATCGTTGGCGTGGAGGCATCCACACTGATATCGGAGCTCGCACTTGCAATTGAAATGGGCGCAACCGTAGAGGATCTGGCCATGACGATTCACCCTCATCCCACTTTGGGAGAAGTGATCATGGAGGCAGCCGAGAACGCGGTCACCAAAATGAAAAAGCAAAAATAG
- a CDS encoding ABC transporter permease — translation MKSLIDEWKYVVGSKYIRLIFIGPMIAALFFGLMFSQNQLSKSPVVVIDEDHSEYSRQLISKINASPYMSVKSVYASRMSPETLLANEQAVAVIMLPNHLVMRQQQGKSTNIGILMDNTMPSGLTGIRTAIQEIIQTENMTLSITRLIQKGMDAETAKGIVSPLSLQQRMLFNPTSSYVGFMVLGFVNIVVLMITTSAAGSIAPRLRQEGKLFANGKSPFQLWIRSVPYAVLSSLSLLLSYGLLKQVGGMRFEAEPYLFIIPLVIYSFALSLMGMLIGYTAKDISKVSLRTSFVLYPSFLATGIQLTPLAFPVPFQIFAWALPMNWLNRLIRGMAFRDGALAAYSQELGALLIIIGVVSLFMGLLFLREGKKVSPSREPLLNGDMLPISS, via the coding sequence ATGAAATCACTGATTGACGAGTGGAAGTACGTCGTAGGAAGTAAGTATATACGGCTAATTTTTATTGGGCCAATGATTGCAGCCCTATTTTTTGGTTTAATGTTTTCGCAGAATCAACTCAGTAAATCACCAGTTGTGGTCATTGATGAGGATCATAGCGAATATTCACGGCAGTTGATCTCCAAAATAAATGCCTCACCATATATGAGCGTCAAAAGTGTGTATGCGAGCCGAATGAGTCCGGAAACATTGCTTGCCAATGAGCAGGCTGTTGCGGTCATTATGCTCCCCAATCATTTGGTAATGCGTCAACAACAAGGGAAATCGACGAATATCGGCATATTGATGGATAACACCATGCCCTCGGGGCTAACCGGAATCCGGACCGCAATTCAGGAGATCATCCAGACAGAAAATATGACCCTTTCCATAACACGTCTGATCCAGAAAGGGATGGATGCCGAAACAGCTAAAGGAATCGTGTCACCGTTATCCCTTCAGCAGCGTATGCTGTTTAATCCAACCTCCAGTTATGTCGGTTTTATGGTGCTAGGATTTGTGAATATCGTAGTATTGATGATTACGACAAGCGCAGCGGGCTCGATTGCACCTCGGCTTCGTCAGGAAGGAAAACTGTTTGCAAACGGAAAGTCACCTTTCCAGCTATGGATTCGGTCTGTACCTTACGCAGTGTTAAGTTCACTTTCGCTGCTCTTATCCTATGGATTGTTAAAGCAGGTGGGAGGAATGCGATTTGAAGCGGAGCCTTATCTTTTTATTATCCCACTGGTTATTTATTCCTTCGCCTTGTCACTCATGGGTATGTTGATTGGATACACAGCCAAAGACATATCCAAAGTCAGCCTACGAACCAGCTTTGTATTGTATCCCTCCTTTCTGGCTACGGGAATTCAACTAACGCCGCTGGCATTTCCAGTACCATTCCAAATTTTCGCATGGGCTTTACCGATGAACTGGCTTAACCGCCTGATTCGCGGGATGGCTTTTCGGGACGGAGCACTTGCAGCCTACAGTCAGGAGTTGGGGGCATTGCTAATTATTATTGGCGTTGTGTCCTTGTTCATGGGGTTACTGTTTTTGCGTGAAGGGAAGAAAGTGTCTCCCAGCCGTGAACCCCTATTGAATGGAGATATGTTGCCAATCAGCAGTTAA
- a CDS encoding DNA alkylation repair protein: protein MNLDEVMQELEALGKERTKKIYMSNGAHEPLFGVATGAMKPMAKKIKKDQPLAEQLYATGNYDAMYFAGVIADPQAMTEADFDRWIDAAYFYMISDFIVAVTLAETDIAQEVSDKWIASGDELKMSAGWSCYCWLLGSRPDSEFSENKMMEMLERVKKTIHESPERTKYSMNNFLYTIATSYQPLHDQAVETAKAVGPVEVDKDKPKSKFLQASENIQKAVDKGRTGFKRKYVRC, encoded by the coding sequence TTGAATCTGGATGAAGTAATGCAAGAGCTGGAGGCACTGGGCAAAGAACGAACAAAGAAAATATATATGTCCAATGGCGCACATGAACCGCTTTTTGGGGTGGCAACCGGAGCGATGAAACCCATGGCGAAGAAAATTAAAAAGGATCAACCTTTGGCTGAGCAGCTTTACGCTACGGGGAATTATGATGCAATGTACTTTGCTGGCGTAATTGCCGATCCCCAAGCGATGACGGAAGCTGATTTTGACCGTTGGATCGACGCTGCTTATTTTTACATGATCTCTGATTTTATCGTTGCCGTCACGTTGGCAGAGACGGATATTGCTCAAGAAGTTTCGGATAAGTGGATCGCGAGCGGAGATGAGCTGAAAATGTCAGCAGGATGGAGCTGCTACTGTTGGTTGCTTGGTAGCCGACCGGATAGCGAATTCTCCGAAAATAAAATGATGGAGATGCTCGAACGGGTGAAAAAGACGATTCACGAATCTCCGGAACGAACGAAATATTCGATGAACAACTTCCTGTACACCATCGCGACATCCTATCAACCGCTGCACGATCAGGCAGTGGAGACAGCTAAGGCCGTGGGACCTGTTGAAGTCGACAAGGACAAACCTAAGAGCAAGTTCCTGCAAGCTTCCGAAAATATTCAAAAGGCAGTGGATAAAGGGCGAACGGGGTTCAAGCGTAAATATGTAAGATGCTGA
- a CDS encoding DUF4317 domain-containing protein yields the protein MNKKEVAHIRKQFKMDHDLLNIYDILNVYITKETNEIYHWERHPFELVDREKQELYMGNFKKLLTGELDQKLFELKFQEQAEEPAQVMLHQALVTGDPEEWQDLMLLLVERMLADAKYERDMVVTFVRGQYYLPTKARNEATEESEKNEVFAHPFILCSVNSTEKQRKTLLFDYVEREFKYNVIVDPVVKLSTPEQGFLYPSVTDNYSDVNRVLYCTGKSNFPDPHFVENVLNGERSVTALEERAIFEDIVKEVAGEQLDSATIAHVYEEINRVIEINEESHEEEPPKLDYKDLERVLTASGVEDLTSEKVERAFETIVDNKNYEMKATSVMPKFTSKSIKIETKVATISVSPQDLRYVKQVNFQGRRCIMIEVDEDVVIEGFTLTTEVL from the coding sequence ATGAATAAAAAAGAAGTCGCGCATATACGTAAACAGTTTAAGATGGATCATGATTTACTGAATATTTACGATATTCTCAACGTGTATATTACGAAAGAAACGAACGAGATCTATCATTGGGAGCGCCATCCGTTTGAGCTGGTGGACAGAGAGAAACAGGAACTGTACATGGGCAATTTCAAAAAATTGCTGACAGGTGAGCTAGATCAGAAATTGTTTGAGTTGAAGTTCCAGGAGCAAGCAGAAGAGCCAGCTCAGGTGATGCTGCACCAAGCACTGGTAACAGGAGATCCGGAGGAATGGCAGGACCTGATGCTCCTGCTGGTGGAAAGAATGTTGGCGGATGCCAAGTATGAACGGGATATGGTGGTCACGTTCGTTCGTGGACAGTATTATCTGCCGACTAAGGCTAGAAACGAAGCTACGGAAGAGAGCGAGAAAAACGAAGTGTTCGCACATCCATTCATTCTGTGCAGTGTGAATTCGACGGAGAAGCAGCGGAAAACGCTCTTGTTTGACTACGTGGAGAGAGAATTTAAGTACAATGTGATTGTAGATCCGGTTGTCAAATTAAGCACACCGGAGCAGGGTTTCCTGTACCCCAGCGTGACGGACAACTATTCCGATGTGAATCGTGTTCTATATTGCACAGGGAAATCCAATTTCCCGGACCCTCATTTTGTTGAAAATGTATTGAATGGAGAACGATCAGTTACAGCACTGGAAGAACGGGCGATCTTCGAAGATATCGTGAAGGAAGTGGCCGGTGAACAGCTCGACTCCGCCACCATTGCACATGTTTACGAGGAGATCAACCGGGTCATCGAAATTAACGAAGAGTCACATGAGGAAGAACCTCCGAAGCTCGATTATAAAGATCTGGAACGTGTGCTGACTGCAAGCGGTGTAGAGGACCTGACGTCGGAGAAAGTGGAACGTGCTTTTGAAACCATCGTCGACAACAAGAATTATGAAATGAAAGCAACCAGTGTTATGCCGAAGTTTACGTCCAAGTCCATTAAGATTGAAACCAAAGTTGCTACGATTTCGGTTAGCCCCCAAGACTTGAGATATGTGAAACAAGTGAATTTTCAAGGCAGACGGTGTATCATGATTGAAGTGGACGAAGATGTCGTGATTGAAGGGTTCACGCTTACGACAGAGGTACTGTAG
- a CDS encoding putative holin-like toxin, translating into MTVFETIMLMLTFGLLLVALLSNKDK; encoded by the coding sequence GTGACAGTATTTGAAACAATTATGCTAATGCTTACCTTCGGTTTGCTGCTTGTAGCGCTGCTGTCCAATAAAGACAAATAG